The DNA region GCCGGGTAAGTGGCGGGCATTTTTTCCCTGAGGGAAATAGTGCCTGCCTTGTGCGTCGGTTTCCGGCGGTCCTAAGACTTGATCGAGCTCCGTTCGCAGTTCTTGGAGTTTTTCCGAGTAAGGTGGGGGAGCAGTCTGCTCAGTGGGTTCATTTGTTCCCTCACCGCGCAAAAGACCAATAGCGCAGCATAATGCAATCAGACCGACTCTCGATTTCATCTTGTGATGATGTTGATCCGGAAGCAGATCCGCAACAAAAAGCGAGCGGTGAACCAGTCGGTCCACCGCTCGTGTGTTGTTTTCGGTTGTTGGGAATTCGGTTAGATCAGTGGGGCGATGACCAGGGCGACTACGGACATCAGTTTGAGCAGGATGTTCAGGGACGGGCCCGAGGTGTCTTTCAGTGGGTCGCCGACGGTGTCTCCGACGACGCCGGCTTTGTGGGCGGCGCTGCCTTTGACGAGTTTTTCGCCGTTCACTTCGATGCCTTCCTCCATCATCTTCTTGGCGTTGTCCCAGGCACCGCCGGCGTTGGACTGGAAGAGAGCCATCAAGACGCCGCAGACGGTGACGCCGGCGAGCAGGCCACCGAGCATCTGACCTCCACCGATGAATCCAAAGGCAACCGGTGTGGCGACCGCCAACAATCCGGGCTTCACCATTTCCCGGATGGCGGCTTTGGTGGAAATCTCGACGCACTTGCTGTATTCGGCTTTCCCTTCTGCGGCCTCAAAGTCGGCGCGATCCTGATCGCTCCATTCGCTTTGCTCTTTGCCTTCGTTGCGGGTCATGGCGTCGAGTGCTTTGCGCAGCGCCGGGATTTCGTGGAACTGCCGGCGCACTTCTTCGATCATCGACATGGCGGCCCGACCCACAGCTCCCATCGAGAGAGCGGAGAACAAGAAGGGCATCATGCCGCCGAAGAGGAGTGCCGCCATGACCCGGGGATCCGTGATTTCGATGCTCAATGTGGTGCCATGCGTTTGTTCGTACGATGTCTTGAACGCGGCGAAAAGGGCGAGGGCAGTGAGCGCTGCGGATCCGATGGCGAAGCCTTTGCCGATGGCTGCCGTGGTGTTGCCTACGGCGTCGAGTTTGTCGGTGCGTTGGCGGACTTCTTTGGGTAGTTCGCTCATTTCGGCGATGCCGCCGGCGTTGTCTGAGATGGGGCCGTAGGCGTCGACCGCGAGTTGGATGCCGGTGTTGGAAAGCATGCCGACGGCGGCGATGGCGATGCCGTAGAGTCCGGCGAAATGGTGGGCGCCGAGGATGCCGGCGGCGAGGATGACAATCGGGATCGCGGTGGACATCATGCCGACGCCGAGGCCGGCGATGATGTTGGTGGCCGAGCCTGTGACTGATTGGCGGACAATTCCCATCACCGGTTTGGTGTGGGTGCCGGTGTAATGCTCGGTGACTTTGCCGATGCCGAGGCCGGCGGCGAGTCCGATGAGAATGGCGATGAAGACACCGCTGGCGGTGTAGGTGCGAGCGCCGTCCGACCATTCGGCGGGCAGCATCCAGCCGATGATGAACCAAGTGAGCACGAGTAGGATGAGAGCTGAGCCAAACTCGCCGATGTTCAAAGCAGTTTGCGGGTTGCCGCCGTCTTTCACTTTCACGAACATGCCGCCGATAATCGAGGTGACGATGCCGACTGCGGCGAGAACGAGTGGCAGTAGAACCGCGCCGAGGCCATTGAAGTTTTCGCTCATTTCGGGTGCGGTCATGAAGACGGCTCCGAGCACCATCGTGCCGATGATCGATCCCACATAACTTTCAAAGAGGTCCGCCCCCATGCCGGCGACGTCGCCTACGTTGTCGCCCACGTTATCGGCGATGGTGGCTGGGTTGAGTGGGTGGTCCTCCGGGATGCCGGCTTCGACCTTGCCGACGAGGTCGGCTCCGACGTCCGCGGCTTTGGTGTAAATCCCGCCACCGACGCGGGCGAAGAGAGCGATCGAGGAGGCTCCGAACGAGAACCCCGTGACGATGGTCATGACCAGCGTCACATTTTCCACGGTGTCGATCCCGAATACGGAGGAGAATATGGCAAACAATCCACCGAGACCGAGTACGCCGAGGCCGACCACGCCGAGTCCCATGACCGAGCCTCCGGAGAATGCGATTTCCAATGCTTTGCCCAGGCCATCGCGGGCGGCATTGGTGGTGCGAACATTGGCCTTGGTGGCGACCTTCATGCCAATGAACCCGGCGAGCCCCGAGCACAGGGCACCGACGACGAATGAGACCGCGACGAGCGGATGGGATGCTTCGTTATTGGCACCACTGACCGCCAGCAGAACCGCAACTGAGATCACAAAGATCGAGAGGATCTTGT from Sulfuriroseicoccus oceanibius includes:
- a CDS encoding sodium-translocating pyrophosphatase; this translates as MTTQSLILCVPAFGVLGLIYTFFKSSWVAKQDPGTEKMQGIAKSIQQGAMAFLHAEYKILSIFVISVAVLLAVSGANNEASHPLVAVSFVVGALCSGLAGFIGMKVATKANVRTTNAARDGLGKALEIAFSGGSVMGLGVVGLGVLGLGGLFAIFSSVFGIDTVENVTLVMTIVTGFSFGASSIALFARVGGGIYTKAADVGADLVGKVEAGIPEDHPLNPATIADNVGDNVGDVAGMGADLFESYVGSIIGTMVLGAVFMTAPEMSENFNGLGAVLLPLVLAAVGIVTSIIGGMFVKVKDGGNPQTALNIGEFGSALILLVLTWFIIGWMLPAEWSDGARTYTASGVFIAILIGLAAGLGIGKVTEHYTGTHTKPVMGIVRQSVTGSATNIIAGLGVGMMSTAIPIVILAAGILGAHHFAGLYGIAIAAVGMLSNTGIQLAVDAYGPISDNAGGIAEMSELPKEVRQRTDKLDAVGNTTAAIGKGFAIGSAALTALALFAAFKTSYEQTHGTTLSIEITDPRVMAALLFGGMMPFLFSALSMGAVGRAAMSMIEEVRRQFHEIPALRKALDAMTRNEGKEQSEWSDQDRADFEAAEGKAEYSKCVEISTKAAIREMVKPGLLAVATPVAFGFIGGGQMLGGLLAGVTVCGVLMALFQSNAGGAWDNAKKMMEEGIEVNGEKLVKGSAAHKAGVVGDTVGDPLKDTSGPSLNILLKLMSVVALVIAPLI